A genomic stretch from Bosea sp. F3-2 includes:
- a CDS encoding polysaccharide deacetylase family protein produces the protein MSETHWQALSRELDNWQSAGRQLRLWLRDDDAVSPSPALARLSALAEHHGAAVLLAVIPMLAEPTLASALASMPWLRPCQHGVWHRNHAAAGGKKSEFGPERDKTTVDGEIAEGRDRLRDLIGSDILPVFVPPWNRIDAGHAARLGHLGFSGLSCFRNYRHGPAGGPPLLNTQIDVMDWHGGRIGRRPDDLLPEIVAQIAAMRSDAADQAATLGLLLHHRDHDEGAWSVLHDILSLAAAHPAVHLAGPAELLPATV, from the coding sequence ATGAGCGAAACGCATTGGCAGGCTCTGTCGCGGGAGCTCGACAACTGGCAGAGCGCAGGCCGGCAATTGCGGCTCTGGCTTCGCGACGACGACGCGGTCTCGCCGAGCCCCGCACTGGCGCGACTTTCGGCACTGGCGGAACACCATGGCGCTGCTGTCCTGCTGGCGGTGATACCGATGTTGGCCGAGCCCACCCTGGCATCGGCCCTGGCGAGCATGCCGTGGTTGCGCCCGTGCCAGCACGGCGTCTGGCATCGCAACCATGCTGCGGCAGGCGGAAAGAAGTCGGAATTCGGCCCCGAGCGTGACAAGACAACCGTCGATGGCGAGATCGCCGAGGGCCGTGACCGCCTTCGCGACCTTATCGGAAGCGACATCCTGCCGGTCTTCGTGCCGCCCTGGAATCGCATCGATGCCGGCCACGCCGCCCGGCTTGGTCATCTAGGCTTCTCTGGCCTGTCATGCTTCCGCAACTACCGTCACGGTCCTGCAGGCGGCCCGCCCCTGCTCAACACCCAAATCGATGTCATGGACTGGCATGGCGGCCGCATCGGCCGCCGCCCGGACGACCTTCTGCCCGAGATCGTCGCCCAGATTGCCGCGATGCGCAGCGATGCCGCCGATCAGGCGGCGACGCTCGGTCTGCTCCTGCATCATCGCGACCATGACGAAGGCGCGTGGTCCGTTCTCCACGACATATTGAGCCTCGCCGCCGCCCATCCGGCCGTGCATCTCGCCGGTCCGGCCGAGCTTCTTCCTGCCACAGTATAG
- a CDS encoding acyloxyacyl hydrolase yields MVRVALLLLAGCLAASSATAQTRSLSGSVSSYAPATEPPAPAWETRIGAGLANPGGREGGLLNLGAEVLSPRLIPLQDRIAAAFIPRFNLGTSLNVNGTRYAYAGATWTFDVTRDVFVEASLGAAVNDGKTGFVIPENRLNVGCNAGTREAAALGVRLSDRWSLVTTLEHFSTAGCGDRAGSSPRGPANIGARLGYTF; encoded by the coding sequence ATGGTTCGCGTCGCGTTGCTGCTCCTCGCCGGTTGTCTGGCCGCCTCTTCGGCTACGGCGCAGACTCGCTCTCTCTCCGGCAGCGTCTCCAGCTACGCTCCCGCGACCGAGCCGCCAGCCCCAGCCTGGGAAACGCGCATCGGCGCCGGTCTCGCCAACCCCGGCGGACGCGAAGGCGGTCTCCTCAACCTGGGTGCCGAAGTGCTCTCGCCCCGCCTGATCCCCCTGCAGGACCGAATCGCCGCCGCCTTCATCCCGCGCTTCAACCTGGGCACCAGCCTGAACGTCAACGGCACCCGCTATGCCTATGCCGGGGCGACCTGGACTTTCGACGTCACGCGCGACGTCTTCGTCGAAGCGAGCCTCGGGGCCGCGGTGAACGACGGCAAGACCGGCTTCGTCATTCCTGAGAACCGCCTCAATGTCGGTTGCAACGCCGGCACCCGCGAGGCTGCGGCGCTGGGTGTGCGGCTCTCCGACCGCTGGAGCCTCGTCACTACGCTCGAGCATTTCAGCACGGCCGGCTGCGGCGACCGTGCGGGGTCTTCGCCGCGAGGGCCGGCCAATATCGGCGCCCGGCTCGGCTATACTTTCTAG
- a CDS encoding ABC transporter permease: MKANSLNSLSTLPPDGAPLPHAATTAPFEPYATEAMTPEQERIYLASQWQLMWWKFRRHKLAVISAFVIVAIYAMAAFAEFLAPYHYTTRNTDFIRAPGQSVHLFHEGSFIGPFVYPYTMRLNMENLKREYEVDRSQPQKLRFFCRGDSYEFWGLIPGDWRLVCPPKDGTFFWLGADRLGRDMLSRILYGGRISLSIGLLGVSVSFVLGVIIGGIAGYYGGRVDLFIQRIIEIVQSLPHIPLWLALASIMPPSWSPVVVYFGITIILGLMDWTGLARSVRSKLLSLREEDYVVAAQLMGAKPARIIGLHLVPGFMSHLIASATITIPKTILGETALSFLGLGLRPPITSWGVMLNEAQNINVVALYPWLLYPVVPVIVIILAFNFLGDGLRDAADPYR; encoded by the coding sequence GTGAAGGCGAACTCGCTCAACTCGCTCAGCACGCTCCCGCCCGACGGCGCGCCGCTGCCGCATGCAGCCACGACCGCGCCTTTCGAACCCTATGCCACCGAGGCGATGACGCCGGAGCAGGAGCGGATCTATCTCGCCTCGCAATGGCAGCTGATGTGGTGGAAGTTCCGCCGCCACAAGCTCGCGGTCATCTCCGCCTTCGTCATCGTCGCGATCTACGCGATGGCCGCCTTCGCCGAATTCCTCGCGCCCTATCATTACACCACGCGCAACACCGACTTCATCCGCGCGCCGGGCCAGAGCGTCCACCTTTTCCACGAGGGCAGCTTCATCGGGCCCTTCGTCTATCCGTACACAATGCGGCTCAACATGGAGAACCTGAAGCGCGAATACGAGGTCGACCGCTCGCAGCCGCAGAAGCTGCGCTTCTTCTGCCGCGGCGACAGCTACGAATTCTGGGGCTTGATTCCGGGCGACTGGCGTCTGGTCTGCCCGCCGAAGGACGGCACCTTCTTCTGGCTGGGTGCGGACAGGCTCGGCCGCGACATGCTCTCGCGCATCCTCTATGGCGGACGCATCTCGCTCTCGATCGGCCTGCTCGGCGTCTCCGTCTCCTTCGTGCTCGGCGTCATCATCGGCGGCATCGCCGGCTATTACGGCGGCCGTGTCGATCTCTTCATCCAGCGCATCATCGAGATCGTGCAGTCGCTGCCGCATATCCCGCTCTGGCTGGCGCTGGCCTCGATCATGCCGCCGTCATGGAGCCCCGTGGTCGTCTATTTCGGCATCACCATCATCCTCGGTCTGATGGACTGGACGGGGCTCGCCCGCTCGGTCCGCTCGAAGCTGCTGTCGTTGCGCGAGGAAGACTATGTCGTTGCCGCCCAGCTGATGGGCGCAAAGCCCGCCCGCATCATCGGCCTGCATCTGGTGCCGGGCTTCATGAGCCATCTCATCGCCTCGGCCACCATCACCATCCCAAAGACCATCCTCGGCGAGACGGCGCTCTCCTTCCTCGGCCTGGGCCTGAGGCCACCGATCACCAGCTGGGGCGTCATGCTCAACGAGGCGCAGAACATCAATGTGGTGGCGCTCTACCCGTGGCTGCTCTATCCGGTCGTGCCCGTGATCGTGATCATCCTCGCCTTCAACTTCCTCGGCGACGGCCTGCGCGATGCGGCCGATCCCTATCGCTGA
- a CDS encoding twin transmembrane helix small protein yields MTFSNTLVSVAVGSVAIVLLLGLMNMLRGGSANTSQKLMRLRVVLQFVAIILIVIVLWWRNG; encoded by the coding sequence ATGACGTTTTCGAACACTCTCGTCTCCGTCGCGGTCGGCTCCGTCGCGATCGTGCTGCTGCTTGGCCTGATGAACATGCTGCGCGGCGGCAGTGCCAACACCTCGCAGAAGCTCATGCGTCTGCGCGTCGTGCTGCAGTTCGTCGCCATCATCCTGATCGTCATCGTACTCTGGTGGCGCAACGGCTGA
- a CDS encoding glycosyltransferase family 4 protein, producing the protein MRIAFHTPLNLFDDGGVSGDRRMARQLVAALETLGHVVEPVRAARGYLPSADPACLDQHRADAARLSDQLLASYRSGAPRPDLWFTYHNYYRAPDLLGPAIAAALGIPYVTAEASDSERRAFDEWSAQTAIVRHSLTAADVHFHFTDRDRQGLEPWRQPGTALLELPPFITFEKEPPQREDHAGPPRLITIAMMREGTKQNSYLALARILARIPDAGWRLSIVGDGRRRGEIERAFACLPQEQIDWLGLIPRERALDELARHDIFVWPGVREAYGLVYLEAQAVGLPVVAFDSGGVSATVMAGETALLAPEGDEAAFAGNLVTLLQDQARRERMGAEARRFVLKERTSAGAATRLAEGLDFACRHRRDKLRAAGSAAS; encoded by the coding sequence TTGCGCATCGCATTCCACACTCCGCTGAACCTGTTCGACGATGGCGGCGTCTCCGGCGACCGCCGCATGGCGCGCCAGCTTGTTGCGGCGCTGGAGACGTTGGGCCATGTCGTGGAGCCTGTCCGGGCCGCACGCGGCTATCTGCCCAGCGCCGATCCGGCTTGCCTCGACCAGCATCGCGCCGACGCTGCACGGCTCAGCGACCAGCTGCTGGCAAGCTATCGCTCGGGTGCCCCGCGCCCCGATCTCTGGTTCACCTATCACAACTACTACCGCGCCCCGGACCTGCTCGGCCCCGCGATCGCTGCCGCTCTCGGCATCCCCTATGTCACGGCCGAGGCCAGCGACTCCGAACGCCGTGCCTTCGATGAATGGAGCGCCCAGACCGCGATCGTCCGGCACAGCCTCACGGCAGCCGATGTCCATTTCCACTTTACCGATCGCGACCGTCAGGGGCTCGAACCCTGGCGCCAGCCCGGCACCGCCCTTCTGGAACTCCCCCCCTTCATCACCTTCGAGAAAGAACCGCCGCAGCGCGAGGATCATGCCGGCCCTCCCCGCCTGATCACCATCGCGATGATGCGCGAGGGCACCAAGCAGAACAGCTATCTGGCGCTCGCTCGCATCCTCGCCCGCATTCCCGATGCAGGCTGGCGCCTCAGCATCGTCGGCGATGGCCGTCGGCGCGGCGAGATCGAGCGGGCCTTCGCCTGCCTGCCGCAGGAACAGATCGATTGGCTCGGCCTGATCCCGCGCGAGCGGGCGCTCGACGAGCTGGCGCGGCACGACATCTTTGTCTGGCCGGGAGTGCGTGAGGCCTATGGCCTGGTCTATCTCGAAGCCCAGGCTGTGGGGCTGCCCGTGGTCGCCTTCGACAGTGGCGGCGTATCTGCGACGGTGATGGCGGGAGAGACAGCGCTCCTGGCTCCGGAAGGCGATGAAGCGGCTTTCGCCGGCAATCTCGTCACCTTGTTGCAGGATCAGGCAAGACGCGAGCGAATGGGGGCAGAGGCCCGCCGCTTCGTGCTGAAGGAGCGCACAAGCGCCGGCGCAGCCACAAGGCTGGCCGAAGGACTCGACTTCGCCTGCCGCCACCGCCGCGACAAGCTGAGAGCCGCAGGCAGCGCCGCGTCATGA
- a CDS encoding cob(I)yrinic acid a,c-diamide adenosyltransferase — translation MVKLNRIYTRTGDNGTTGLTAGPRRSKFDLRVAAYGTVDETNACVGLARLHAAAEDAEVDAMLGRISNDLFDLGADLSTPETDKPLAFEPLRIVQAQVDRLEAEIDWMNESLAPLRSFVLPGGTPAATHLHLARTVSRRAERLMTELAATEGETVAPPALKYINRLSDFLFVASRFLNAKAGGDVLWVPGQNR, via the coding sequence ATGGTCAAGCTGAATCGCATCTACACCCGCACCGGCGATAACGGCACCACCGGGCTGACGGCCGGGCCACGCCGCTCGAAATTCGACCTGCGCGTAGCGGCTTACGGCACCGTCGACGAGACCAATGCCTGCGTCGGCCTGGCGCGCCTCCACGCCGCGGCCGAGGATGCCGAGGTCGATGCCATGCTCGGTCGCATCAGCAATGACCTCTTCGACCTCGGTGCCGATCTCTCCACTCCGGAAACGGACAAGCCCCTTGCCTTCGAGCCGCTGCGGATCGTCCAGGCGCAGGTCGATCGCCTGGAGGCCGAGATCGACTGGATGAACGAGAGCCTCGCGCCCCTGCGCTCCTTCGTCCTGCCCGGCGGGACACCCGCCGCGACCCACCTGCATCTCGCCCGCACCGTCAGCCGCCGCGCCGAACGGCTGATGACGGAACTCGCGGCGACCGAAGGCGAGACGGTCGCGCCACCCGCGCTCAAATACATCAACCGTCTGTCGGACTTCCTGTTCGTCGCCTCCCGCTTCCTCAATGCCAAGGCCGGCGGCGACGTCCTCTGGGTGCCTGGCCAGAACCGCTGA
- a CDS encoding glycosyltransferase: MFSNVIDLVGAERAPRSPHAPRVLIYSHDTFGLGHIRRCRAIANALIASFPHISVIIVSGSSVISSFQFGDGIDYVRIPGIEKQSDGRYEPHHLNLDLGDTLRLRTDLIKQTVLSFDPDVVIVDKEPLGLRGELKPSLDILRRRGARIVLGLRDVLDDPATLLEEWRHSGALEALDSIYDDIFVYGLEDIYQPLIGLPDQQRFADKIRYVGYLKRAVPSPMPPNRYPRITKQPFVLVTPGGGGDGAGVIDWVISAYEADPTIALPALIVFGPFMSREKRKDFAERIARNPKLEGLGFEPRLELLMNRAHCVVAMGGYNTFCEILSFDKPALIVPRVKPRLEQAIRAQRADELSLVEMLCDPSQTGEGERDPLVMARALHALAKRPPPSQAFMPDLLEGLPAISRALADDLSQTVRGRALAQNAATS; encoded by the coding sequence ATGTTTTCCAACGTCATCGATTTGGTCGGAGCCGAAAGGGCGCCGCGCAGCCCTCATGCCCCGCGTGTGCTGATCTACAGCCATGACACTTTCGGCCTCGGCCATATCCGCCGCTGCCGCGCCATCGCCAATGCGCTGATCGCCAGCTTTCCGCACATCTCGGTCATCATCGTCTCCGGCTCTTCGGTGATCTCGAGCTTCCAGTTCGGCGACGGCATCGACTATGTCCGCATTCCCGGCATCGAGAAGCAGAGCGACGGCCGCTACGAGCCGCACCACCTCAACCTCGATCTCGGGGATACGCTGCGGCTGCGCACCGATCTCATCAAACAGACCGTTCTCTCCTTCGATCCCGACGTCGTCATCGTCGACAAGGAGCCGCTCGGCCTGCGCGGCGAGCTGAAGCCGTCGCTCGACATCCTGCGCCGCCGTGGCGCCCGTATCGTGCTAGGCTTGCGCGACGTGCTCGACGATCCGGCTACGCTGCTGGAGGAGTGGCGCCATAGCGGCGCGCTCGAAGCGCTCGACTCCATCTACGACGACATCTTCGTCTATGGGCTGGAGGATATCTATCAACCTCTGATCGGCCTGCCGGACCAGCAGCGTTTCGCCGACAAGATTCGCTATGTCGGCTATCTCAAGCGTGCCGTCCCAAGCCCGATGCCGCCGAACCGCTATCCGCGGATCACCAAGCAGCCCTTCGTCCTCGTCACCCCTGGCGGCGGCGGCGATGGCGCCGGCGTGATCGACTGGGTGATCTCGGCCTATGAAGCCGACCCGACCATTGCGCTGCCGGCGCTGATTGTGTTCGGGCCCTTCATGTCGCGCGAGAAGCGCAAGGACTTCGCAGAACGGATCGCTCGCAATCCGAAGCTGGAGGGCCTCGGCTTCGAGCCTCGCCTCGAGCTACTGATGAATCGGGCGCACTGCGTCGTGGCGATGGGCGGTTACAACACCTTTTGCGAGATCCTCTCCTTCGACAAGCCGGCGCTGATCGTGCCGCGCGTGAAGCCCCGCCTGGAACAGGCGATCCGTGCGCAGCGCGCTGATGAACTCAGCCTGGTCGAAATGCTCTGCGACCCCTCCCAGACCGGCGAGGGCGAGCGCGACCCGCTCGTCATGGCCAGGGCTCTCCACGCCCTGGCGAAGCGGCCGCCGCCGTCGCAGGCCTTCATGCCCGATCTGCTCGAAGGGCTGCCGGCGATCAGCCGGGCTCTCGCGGACGATCTGTCGCAGACCGTGCGTGGCCGGGCCCTCGCGCAGAACGCCGCGACAAGCTGA